The Planctomycetota bacterium DNA window AGGTGGACGTGCATCGTCGAGTGGACCAGGCCGTGGTGGTCGTGCTGGAGGCTCACGAGCCGCTCCGCGAGTTCCCGCACGTGATGGTCGTAGATGAGTGTGAGTGTGCCGACGACGGGCCCGCTTTCCTTCTCCCAGGCCTCGCGGACCTGCTCGGCCCGCACGAGATCGCGCAGGGCCTCGCTTCGGCTCGTGTACCCGCGCCGGACCACGATGCCGTCGAGGACCTTCAGGAGCCGCTCGTCCATCGAAACACCGAAACGGACCAACGTGCCGCTCATGACCCGCCCTCCTTTGCCGATAGCACATCCTACAGAAGAGTGCTACTCGTGTCAAGCGGCATCTTCCGCCGGGGTGTGCCAAGATTTTCTGGCATTTGCCGAGGCCGCGATACGTGCCTGGTGTGGCACGGCCGGTCTTGCCCGGCCGTGCGCACGGGCTTGAGCCGTGCGGCCTTGACAGGTCCGCCGTCTGCCCAAGATAATGACGCCCATGGCGGGCGACAAACGATTCGCGAGGCGTCCGAGCCGGGCGGTCCACGTCGGCCCCGTGCCGATCGGCGGCGCCCACCCCGTCAGCATCCAGTCCATGACGACCACGCACACGCGCGACGTGAGGGAGACGCTGGCTCAGATTCGGCGCCTTGCGGCCGCAGGGTGCGATCTCGTGCGCGTCGCGGTCCCTTCGCTTTCCGACGCCGACGCCCTGGCGGAACTCGTCCGGTCCTCGCCGGTCCCCCTGATTGCCGACATTCACTTCACCACGTCGCTCGCGCTCAAGGCCCTCGATGCGGGCGTCGCCAAGGTCCGCCTCAATCCGGGCAACATCGACGATCCGGACGGCCTGCGCCGGGTGCTCGCGCGGGCGGCGGAACTCGGCCGGCCCATCCGTTTCGGCGTCAACTCCGGCAGCGTCCGCGGCGCGCGCCGCCCAAAGCCCCACCTTGAGCGAAGCGAAAGGTGGGGACGCCGTTCGAGCCGCCCGCTTCGCGGATGCAGGGACCTCGCACGCCTCATGGTGGACGTCCTCATGGAATGGGTCCGCAAGGCCGAGACCGAAGGCTTTCGCGACCTGGTGCTCTCGGCCAAGGCGTCCGACGTGCCGACCACGCTCCAGGCCTACCGGCTGCTGGCCGAGGCCTGCGACCTGCCGCTTCACCTCGGCATCACCGCCGCCGGGCCGATGGACGAGGCCCGCACCCGTTCGGCCATCGTCCTCGGGACGCTTCTGTCGGAAGGCATCGGCGACACCGTGCGAGTGAGCCTGACGGGCTCTTCCGTGAACGAAGTCCTCATGGCCCAGGAAATCCTCGCCGAACTGGGTCTCCGCCCGCGGCTGGGCATCCGCATTCTTTCATGTCCGACGTGCGGCCGGTGCGAGGTGGACCTCATCGGACTGGTCGAGGCGCTTAAGGCCCGCACCCGCGACGTCCTCGAACCGCTGACCGTGGCCGTCATGGGGTGCGTCGTGAACGGTCCGGGCGAGGCGGTCGAAGCCGACGTCGGCGTGGCCGCCGGAAAGGGCCACGGCATGCTTTTCCGCGAGGGCAAAGCCCTCCGCAAGGTCCCGGAAAAAGACCTCCTCGACGCCCTGCTCGATGAGATCCGCACCCTGGCCGAATCGCGGTCCGATTGACCGCCGAGGGATCTCGCCTTGGTCATTGTCGTTTGCCGTTTGCTGTCGCCATTCCCCCATTCCTGCCTTTCTCTGCGTCCTCGGCGTGCTCTGCGTTGAAGGGTGTGCCGTTTCGCCAGCCGCCGTTACTTCGGCACTACGTTACTCCGTCACTACGTTACTCGTTGTTTCCCTATTGCTCCCCTGGTATAATGATTCGTGCCTTGACCGTGAAAGACATCCTCGACGAGGAGATCGCCAAAAAACTTGCATAAGGCTCTTTGACGCTCCTCTCCCCTTGTCCCGGCGCGCCGGGACTCGACGGGGCGGTGGTGTTCGTGCAACAGGCTCTGGATACGCCGTAGCCGCATAAAGGCGAGGGACGATCGTGCGCCGACTCCTGATCCCGGCGGGAATCCTGGTGCTGGTGTTCGGCGTGCCGGCCCTGGCGTCTGCGCCCGCCCAGCCCCCCTCCCGAGTGGCCGATGCCGACGACCAAGCCAAGGCCATCTTCCGCAAGGACATCGCTGCGGCCAAGGCGACGCGAAGCGCGGCCGACGACATCGACGTGGCGCGGCGGATGGTGGCCTTTGCACGTAAACCGGATCAGCCCCCCGACCTCGCCATCTGGGTCCTGGAGGAGGCCGCCCAACTGGCTGCCAAGGCCCTCGAGGGTTACCCGGTGGCCGCAGAGGCCTTGGAACTCCTGGCGTCGCGCGCGCCCGAACGCGCCGCCGACGCTCGGGCCCGGGCGATCGATCTGTGGCAGAAGGTGTATCGGGCCGGCCGCGCCGAGGAGCAGGCCAAGGCCGGGCAGCGCCTGGTCGATCTGCTCGCCGCCCAGGGGGCCGAGGAATCGCACGCGATGGACTACGGC harbors:
- the nikR gene encoding nickel-responsive transcriptional regulator NikR, translating into MSGTLVRFGVSMDERLLKVLDGIVVRRGYTSRSEALRDLVRAEQVREAWEKESGPVVGTLTLIYDHHVRELAERLVSLQHDHHGLVHSTMHVHLSHRMCLEVIVLNGKPQEVQRLADRLIAARGVKHGRLVATTGEDLV
- the ispG gene encoding flavodoxin-dependent (E)-4-hydroxy-3-methylbut-2-enyl-diphosphate synthase; the encoded protein is MAGDKRFARRPSRAVHVGPVPIGGAHPVSIQSMTTTHTRDVRETLAQIRRLAAAGCDLVRVAVPSLSDADALAELVRSSPVPLIADIHFTTSLALKALDAGVAKVRLNPGNIDDPDGLRRVLARAAELGRPIRFGVNSGSVRGARRPKPHLERSERWGRRSSRPLRGCRDLARLMVDVLMEWVRKAETEGFRDLVLSAKASDVPTTLQAYRLLAEACDLPLHLGITAAGPMDEARTRSAIVLGTLLSEGIGDTVRVSLTGSSVNEVLMAQEILAELGLRPRLGIRILSCPTCGRCEVDLIGLVEALKARTRDVLEPLTVAVMGCVVNGPGEAVEADVGVAAGKGHGMLFREGKALRKVPEKDLLDALLDEIRTLAESRSD